GGCGCCCGTCACCTGCTCTCCTCCCCTCAAGAACACCATCAGCGGATGGCCGATGAGAGGGACGGCGCCCACGATGTCGGTCCCCACCTGGGTGGCGAAGTAGGCCAATTCGTTCCAGGGCAGAAGATAGCCGCTGAACCCGAAAGCCAGCATGAGAAAGAGCAGCAGAACTCCGCTCATCCAGGTGATTTCGCGCGGCTTGCGATAGGCCTTCATGAAGAAGGTCGTGAAGAGATGCAGGAAGGCCATCCCCACCAGCAGGTTGGCCGACCAACTGTGCATGGAGCGAATCAGCCATCCGAACTCAACCTCGGCCACGATGAACTGAACGCTCTCATAGGCCTCCTCGGCGCTGGGACGGTAGTAAAGAAGCAGCAGGATGCCGGTCCCCAGTTGAATCATGAGCAGGAACAAGACCGCGCCCCCCAGAAAGTAGGCCCAGGAGAAGCGGTGTACGGGAACCTCCTTATGAACCGCCAACCGGCGGATGGAACTCAACTCGAGGCGGTCTTCAAGCCAATGCAGGATTCTGGTCGCCATCGCCATACCCCTTTCCTCTTTTGCGCTTGCTTGTCAGGACACCTTGGAGACGATGATTTCTCCGCCCACCTCCTGCACGCTGTACTCCTCCAGCGGGCGGGGAGGCGGTCCCGAGATGGGCACTCCATTGAGATCGTAATGACCTTCGTGACAGGCGCAGTAAATGTGCTGCAGGTCGGGACGGTACTGGACGGTGCAGTCCAGGTGGGTACACATCGCCGAGTAGGCCTTGAGAGAGCCGTCAGGGCGGCGCACCACCAGTCCCGGGCGCGAACCGAAGCGGAAAATGCGGCCCGTGTTGGGCGCCAGGTCTTGGGACGACCCAGCCGAAACGCTCAAGGCGCTGGCCTCTGGTTTGTCAGGTGGAATGAGGAACCGGAAAACGGGATAGAAGACACTCAAAAGGGACGCGGCGATAGACCCCGACAGAAAAGCCTTGAGCAGGCTTCGACGCTTGGGCATGGGACACCTCCGGATTTTTTGCCGGCCGCAAGATGGCGGCGGGAAGCGGCCACGAATACCGAATCAGGGCCAAAGAGGTGGAACTTGAACAGGCTTCACCTGAACGATCTGCAGATGCACCAGACCGCCCCCATGAAGCTTCACATGAACCTGCAATGGCCGGCTCGGAATCGGCTGCCGCCACTGAAAAACATGATGACGGAGGGGTATAGGCGAGTCAAGCAACTGGAACAAAAAAGTCTCCGCGGGCGCAAATGAGGTTTGCCTGGGGAAAAGTCAGGATCTATAATCACTTCGATAATCGACCCTTGCAAATTGCTCGATCTCGACTGCGCCTGTTGACATTGCCCGCGCGAGGGCCGATCGGGAACCTTGCGGCACGCACCTCAGTCAGACCAGGCTCTAGAAACGGGTTGGACGCTTTTCACGCACCACGCGCCAACCCAAACGGACAGGGAGGTAGCGTAATGAATCGGCTCACCTGTTGGAAACTCGCACTGCTCATCGTCATTTCTGCTTGGGCGGCCGGCTGCGGACCTTCCCAGCCCCAGCCCGAGCCGCTCGCTCAGATTTCTGCCGACAAGGTCCACAGGGCCTCCGACTGCGGACGCTGCCACAAGTCGATTCACGCCGCCTGGCAACAGTCGCTGCATTCCGCCGCCGTCAGCGACCCGCTCTTCCAGGCCTCCTTTCAAGAGGCTCTCAGCGAGTTTGGGGAAGGGGCCCGTCAGATCTGCTTGCGCTGTCATGCGCCCTCGGCACTCATCAACGGCGACTGGCAACTCGAGCAGGCCGCCACCCGGGACGGCGTTTCCTGCGACTTCTGCCATTCACTGATCGGAACCGACCTGTCTCAACCCGATCACCCCTTCGTCCTCGACACCGGACCCACTAAACACGGGCCCGTGAAAGACGCCTCCTCTGTAGGACATCCGGTCGCCTACTCCGAGTTTTTCGAGACTTCGGAGCACTGCGCCGGCTGTCACCAATACACCAATCCCAACGGAGTGCTCTTGCTGGCCACTTACAGCGAGTGGCAAAGCTACGCGCAGGCGGGAGGCGACAAGACCTGCCAGGAGTGTCATATGCCTAAGATCGCGGCCCAGATCGTCGATCCCAAGGTGGTGCGGGTAGAAGGCGGTTTCGTCAACCTGCACGCCATGCCCGGCGGACACTCGCTCGATCAGCTCAACAAGTCGATCCGCTTGCGCATCACGCAGTTGGAGCCCACCCGCCAAGGCCTGCGGGCGGTGGTGCAGGTGCGCAACACGGGAGCCGGCCACGCGGTCCCCACCGGCATTCCGACCCGCAAGCTCATCCTCACCCTCAAGGCGGTCACCGAAGACGGCCGCGAGGTGCGCGAAGAGCGGACCTACGAGCGCATCATGGTGGATGCCCAAGGCGAGGAAATCCTGAGAGACTCGCAGGTCTTTTTGGAGGCGGTCGAAGAAACCCTGGACAACCGCCTGGCTCCCATGGAGGAGCGCTTGGAGACTTTCCAGCTTAATGTCCCCGGCGACCAGAACATCACCGTGACGGCTACGCTCAGCTACTACTACTCGCCCCTCAACGAGCCGGAAACGGAACACCGTTTCGATTTCATGTCCGATTCGCGCCGACTGACCCGGCGTTTCGGAAGCTGAGCTGACGGCACTCGTTACTTCGAGTTGCCGTCGCCGGACTCGGCGGCTTCACCGCGGCCGATCATGGTTCCCGTGCCTTGGTCGGTAAAGACTTCCTGAAGGAGGGCGTTGCGGCGTCCGCCGTTGATGATGTGGGCGCTGGCTACGCCCCTCCGCAGCGAGGCGGCGATGGAAGTCAACTTGGGGATCATGCCCGACGCCACCCGGCCCTCCTCCAGCAGTCCTTCAACCTCGCTCACCGACAGGTATGAAATCTTGCTGGAGGGATCCTCCACCCGGGCCAACAGGCCGTCCACGTCGCTCAGCAAGATGAGCTTCTCGGCCCCCAGGTGGACGGCGATTTCCGAGGCGATGGTGTCGGCATTGATGTTGTAGACGTTGCCCTTATCGTCGGCTCCCAGCGAAGAGACCACGGGCAGATAATGCTGGTCGAGAAGCAGGCGCAGCAGCTCGCCGTCGATCTCGACGATATCGCCGACGTGGCCGTAGTCGACCAGCTCTTCGCGGCCGGTGGTCCGGTCGAGACGCTTTTGAAGCTGGCGGCGGCGGGCCCGGATGATGTCTCCGTCCAAGCCTGAGAGCCCCACCGTGCGCACGCCCAGTCCGCGCAGGGCCGAAAGCACGTCGGTGCGGATTTTGCCGGCAAAGACCATCTTGGCGATTTCCAGCGTGGGAGCGTCGGTGACCCGTCGTCCGTCCACGATGGTCTGGGGAACGCCCAGTTTTTCGGCCAGTTCCGACAACTGCTTTCCGCCGCCGTGAACCACCACCACCCGAAAACCCACCTGATGGAAGAGTGCGATCTCTTCGGCCAGGGAGACCAGGTTGTCGCGGCTGTCGGTCACCTTTCCCGACAGTTTGATCACGAAAGTCTTGCCCTTGAAGCGGCGGATGTAGGGCAGGCTCTCGCGCAGCAGTTCCATGCGCTTGGGACTTCGGCTTGTCACCGGACGCACTCCTCCAATCGGTTCAGGACAACATCAGCGAGAGCAGCGTCTTCTGCAGATGGAGGCGGTTGCTGGCCTGTTGGATGACGATGGAGCGGGGGCCGTCCAGCACCCCGTCGGTGGCCACCACGTTGCGGCGCACCGGCAAGCAGTGCATGAAGACGCCGTCCGAAGCGGTCTTCTCCATCAGGTCCTCGTCGACGATCCAGTGGCGGTAGTTGGAACGAAGCTGGGCCTCTTCCTGCAGGCGTCCGTAGTAGGGCAGGCTGGCCCAGCTCTTGGCGTAGACGACTTCAGCCCCGCTGCAAGCGTCCTCCAGGTTGTCGGTGACCTTGACGCTGCCTTCATTCTCGCGGGCCCTCAGCTCGACCATCGACATCAGCTCCCGGTCGAGCTGGTATTCGGGCGGACAGGCGATGGTGAGGTTCATGCCGTACTGGGCGGCCGTCAAGGCGAAGGAATTGGCCACGGCGGCCGGCAACGGACGCGGATGATAGGCCCAGGCCAGCACCACCTTGCGCTGATCCACGGTTCCGAAGCGCTCATTGATGGTCATCACGTCGCCCAATCCCTGCAGCGGATGCTGGGTAGACGACTCCAGGTTGATGATGGGGACGCTGGAATACTTGTGGAAAGCGCCCAGCACTTCTTCCTTCTTGTCCCGCTGATAATCCTGCAGGGTCGAAAAACAGCGCACGCCGATGGCGTCCAGGTAGCTGCTGAGCACGGGCGCCGCTTCCTTGATGTGCTCGGCTATCTCGCCGTCCATGACCGCTCCCTCCCGGAACTCCAGCGTCCAGGTTTCACGTCCCACGTGCAGGGGAACCGGCACGCCTCCCAACTGCTGCACGGCGATGGTCATGGAGGTGCGGGTTCGCAGGGAGGGATTGAAGAAGACCAGTCCCACGGCCTTGCCGGTCAGCGGGGTGCCGGGATCGATTCCCCCGTGCTTGTGCTGCACGGCCAGATCGATCAGTTCGGAAAGCTCGGGACGGCCCACCTCGGCGGTGCTGAGAAAAGACTTGCCCCGGAAGGCCTGAACCAGGCGGGGCGAGGCGTTAAGAACGGCTCTCTTATTCATGACGGTCTCCCATTGTAGGGATGCTCAACCTCGGCTGTGTAGAATGCAAGATGGATGGCGCCCCGTCAACTGGCCAAGACCCGCAAGAAGTGATCAATTTCCCTGGCCTGAAGCGTCAGCGGAGGCAGCAGCCGCAACACGTTCGGATTGCCGGAGAGCCCCGTCAAGATGCGCTCCTGCAGCAGCTTCTGCTGATAGGCAGCGGCCGGAGTCTCGAACTCGATGCCGATGAGGAATCCTTCCCCCCTCAAACGCTTGACGCCGGGGACCCGCTGCAGTCCCTCGGCCAGGTATCGGTGCTGACGCACGACGTTGTCGAGCAGGCCCTCTTGCTGGATGGCTTCCAGCGTGGCCTGCATGGCGGCGCACACCAGCGGATTTCCTCCAAAGGTGCTTCCCAGATCGCCGTGGGCGAGTTGGGCGGAAACGCCGGGGGCGCAGAGGACGGCTCCCATGGGCAACCCCCCGGCCATGCCTTTGGCCAGGGTCACGATGTCCGGGAGGACCCCGTGGCGTCCGGCGTAGAAGAGCGTCCCGGTGCGTCCGAAGCCGGTCTGCACCTCGTCGTATATGAGCAGGCTGCCGGCCTGGTCGCAGAGACGGCGCAGGCCGCGGAAGAACTCGGGAGGCGCTGTGTCCACCCCGCCCAGGCTCTGCACCGGCTCCAGGATGACGCCGGCGACGTCGCCCCCGCTCAGCACTCGTTCAACGGCTTCAAGGTCGCCGAAATCGACGAAGTGATGATGGGGCAGGTTGGGCTGGAAGGCGGCCCTCATCTTCTCCATGCCGGTGGCCGAGAGGGCCCCCATGGTGCGCCCGTGGAAGCTTCCGTTGAAGGAGAGAATGCCGGGTCGCCGGCGCGTCATGCGGGCCAGCTTGAGGGCGTTTTCGTTGGCCTCGGCTCCTGAGTTGATGAAGAAGACTTTGTCCAGGCCCCGGGGAGCGGCCTCCACCAGCTTGGCGGCGGCCGAGGCGCGGGCCGGGTTGTAGACCAGGTTGGAGTAGAAGATGAGGCGTCCGGCTTGACGCTGCACCGCTTCCACCACGCGGGGATTGCAGTGGCCCACGGCGCACACGGCATGGCCTCCGTAGAGGTCGAGGTAGCGTCGGCCCCGGTTGTCGTAGACCCACACGTCCTGGCCCCGCTCGATGACGAGCGGATAGCGCTTGTAGACGTCCAGGTGGCTGGCGTCCTCGATGCGGATGATGCTGTCGTTGTCGGCTTGCGGCTTCATGGATGGCTCCCGGTAAAAACCAGTCCGGCAGTCTGAGGCAGGCCGAACATCAGGTTCATGTTCTGGACGGCCTGCCCGGCGGCGCCCTTGACCAGGTTGTCGATGGCGCTGAAGACGATCAGTTCGCGTCCTTCCGTCACCCAGGACAGGTCGGCGCAGTTGGTGTTCTTGACCCAGTTGACGTCGGGCGAATGGGACCTGATGCGGATGAAGGGCTGGCCGCGGTAAAGCTCATCGAAGGCCGTTTCGACCTGCGCCTGGGCTCGGTCGGCCTGCACGTCTTCTTTAAGGAGGCAGTAGAGAGAAGCGAAAATGCCTCTGACCATGGGCGCGGAATGGGTCTGCAGCAGCGGTCCGCCGTCCCACTCGGGATCGGCTTGGCGCAACAGTTGACGGATCTCGGGCAGGTGCTGATGGCGGAAGGACTTGTAGGCAAAAAAGCTGTTGCTGCGGCGGGGATGATGGGTGGTCTCCCGCGCCTGGGCGCCCGAGCCCGAAGATCCGGTCTTGGCGTCGGCGACGACCCGGTCTTCGATCAGCCCGGCGGACACCAACGGGTAAAGCGCCAATCCCACCGCGGTGGCGAAGCAGCCAGGATTGGCGACGCGCCGGGCTGAGGCGATGGCGGCGGCGTTGATCTCGCTGAGTCCGTAGACGAAGCTGTCGAGGAGCGCGGCATCCGTTTCGTGTCGGTAGTGAGCGCGTGCTTCCTCAGGGTCGCGCAGGCGAAAGTCCCCGGCCAGGTCGATGAGCGGCAGGTCGGCAGGAAGCTCCGGGACGACCTGAGCGCTGCGGCCATGGGGAAGAGCCAGAAAGAGCAGGTCGAGGCCATGCCAGTCGATGGACTCGTCCAGAGAACGAAAAGCCAGCTCGGTGAGTCCGCTCAGGTTGGGATGGGCCTCTTCGACCGGTTGCCCGGCGCGCCGCTCCGAGCTCACCAGACACACCTCCGCCTGGGGATGCAGCAGCAGGATGCGCAGCAGTTCCCCGCCCCCGTAGCCCGATCCGCCGGCGATGGCCACGCGCAACTTGCGGGATGCCTTGGCGGCGGCGCCTAGTGCCCGGCCTTCCATTGCTCCAGCCTTTCTTCGACGATGCGGTGAAGACGCTCGCCGCTGCGCAGGGCGTTGGCGGCCGCCACTCCGAACTCGCGCTCGATGTACTCGACGCCCATCTGGGAGTCGGTGGCCGAACCCGAGAACACGTCGATGCGGATCTTCTTCTGACGCAGCAGTTGCAGTCCGCCCCAGGCTCCCACGAAGTCGCCGGCGCAGAAGACCAGAGCCGCGCAGCGGTCCAAAAGGGCCTGATCGTCGAAGAGCGATTCCACCTCGTAGAACCCCAGCAAGCCGTCCCCCATCTCCAGCACGATGGCGTCGGGACCTGCCTGGCAGAGGTGGGAAATGATGGTCTTGGCCAGCGGCGCCAGGTCGTCCAGGCCCACCGTGGAGGGCAGGCCGCAGTCGAGAAAGCTGAGGGTCTTGACGGCGCCGTGATCCTGCATGTCGAGGGTGTCGCGAAGGGCGGCCACTCCCGAAAGCTTGGCCCCCGCCACCCTGCGTCCGCGGCGGGTAAGCTGCTTGATGATCTCGGTGGCGGCCTGGGTTTTGCCCGAGTTCATGCAGGTGCCGGCCACGATGATCAGAGGCGGCGAATCGGAGACGTCCCCGTTGCAGGGCAGGGCGGTCTCGGAGATATTGAGGACCTGGCCGTGACGTCCCGCCATCCCCAGCAGCTCGGCTTCGATGGGACGTCCCATCTCGTGATGACGGCCGGTGCAGCGTCCGATGACGCCGCCCAGGCTGAGGACGTGGAGGCGGTCGTGGGACTGGAGTCGGCGGGGCACGTCGCCCACGAATCCCTTGAGAGCGCGGCGCCGCCCCAGCACCCCCACCATCACGTCGCCCGGATTGAGGCGGGCCAGCCGCCCGCTGGTCAGTTCCAGCTTGTTGTAGGTGGGGTTGTCGGTCAGGGTCCGCACCACCACCGCGTCCCCTACCCGGGGAGGCTGGGTCGGCAGCAGATCCACCTCCTCTTCGATGCCCAGGTTGATGGTGCTCGAAGCCACCTTGTCGACGCGCAAGCGCGTCCACCGGGCGGCGGGCCCGCTTCTATTTCTAAGGGTCTCGGTGTTGGTCATGGTTTTGCCTTTCACCCCTTAAGGTGGCGCGGGGCGGTCTGCTCGGAGGCGGCCAAAGCCCGCAGTTTGAGTCTGAGGGCGTTGAGGCGAATGAAGCCCTCGGCGTCGGACTGGTCATAGACGGTGTCCGACTCGAACGTGGCCAAGGCGGTGGAGTAGAGCGAACCTGGAGATTTGCGTCCTGCCACGATGCAGTTGCCCTTGTAGAGCTTGACCCTGACGGTTCCGCTGACGTTTTCCTGGCTCTGCTCTATGAGGTTTTTGATCAACTGGAACTCGGGAGAATACCAGAGGCCGTAGTAGATCAGTTCCGAGATCTTGGTCCCCAGCGAATCGCGCAGGTGCATGACCTCGCGGTCCATGGTGATCGACTCCAGAGCCCGGTGGGCAATATGCAGGATGGTGGCGCCCGGCGTCTCGTAAACGCCTCGCGACTTCATCCCCACATAACGGTTCTCGACCAGGTCGGCGCGTCCCACGCCGTGCTCGCCGCCGATTTCGTTGAGCGCCTGCAAGAGGGAGGCCGGTGAAAAGGCCTGGCCGTCCACCGCCACCGGAAGGCCTTTCTCGAAAGCGATCTCCAGATAGACGGGACGGTCGGGTGCCCGCTGGGGAGAACGGGTCAGCAGGAAGATGTCCTCGGGCGGCTCCAGCCAGGGGTCTTCGAGAAGGCCTCCCTCGAAGCTGGCGTGCATGAGGTTGCGGTCGATGGAGTAGGGCTTGTGGCGGGTGGCCGAGATGGGAATGCCGTGCTCCTCGGCATAATCGATGAGCGAAGAGCGCGAATCCAGCTCCCAATGGCGCCAGGGCGCCACCACTTTGATGGACGGTTCCAGGGCATGGTAAGTCAGCTCGAAGCGGACCTGGTCGTTGCCCTTGCCGGTGGCCCCGTGGGCCACGGCGTCGGCCCCCTCGGCGCGCGCGATCTCGATCTGCCGCCTGGCGATGAGAGGACGGGCCAGCGAAGTTCCCATCAGGTAGACGCCCTCGTAAACGGCGTTGGCCTGCACGGCGGGAAAGACGAAGTCGCGCACGAATTCTTCCCGCAAGTCTTCCACGTAGAGCTTGCTGGCTCCCGTCTTGAGCGCCTTGGCCTGCAGGCCGTCGAGTTCCTCGCCCTGACCCACGTCGGCGGCATAGGCCACCACCTCGCATCCGTAGGTCTCCTTGAGCCACCGCAGCATCACCGAAGTGTCGAGTCCGCCCGAGTAGGCCAGTACGATCTTGTTGATTTTCTGCTCTTGATTCATGTCTTTTTTCACTTGCCTTGAGGACTGAACATCTTCACGATCTTGCGTATGGCTTCTTTTTGAGAATGGCCGTCGCGGCAAGCCACGAATATGGTGTCGTCGCCCGCCAGGGTGCCCACCACCTCGGGCAGGTCCTTCTCGTCGATGGCGAAGGCCAGCATGGAGGCCTGTCCGGGCTGCGTCCGCACCACCGCCAGGTGATCGCCCGCCCTGTCGATGCGCAGGCTCATCTCACCGGTCACGGTGGGCAATTCCAGCTTGGGCAGCCGGTAGCGTCCGTTGACCTTGACCGCCCCCAACTCCACCAGATCGCGCGACACGGTAGCCTGGGTGGCGGAAATGTTCAACTCCTCCAGGCCGTCCACCAACTCCTGCTGGCTGCCCGCTCCGCCTTTGCGCAGCATCTTGCGGATCACCTGCTGCCGTTCTTCCTTTTCGTGCCTGGTCCCGTTCTGCATAATATGCCCCCTCACTGCATAAAACGAGCATATATTCATGCATATTTCAGATGCGCTGTCAAGCGCCGGCTAGACGCTGGAGCCAAGGCAGTCGAGGAAATCTTTGATGATGGCGGCGGTCAGTCCCCAGATTTGGGTGTCGTCCTGCCAATCCCAGAAGTAGACGCGTCTTGAGCGGCCTTGGCGCCGGTAGCGTTGGCTGCGGGGCGGGTTTTCAGTGAAGAAGTGGAAGGGGACCTCCAGGATGCGGGCCACTTCGCCGGGATTGGGGGCGGCCTGCCAGGGATCGCGCAAAAAGCCCACGTAGGGCCGAACCAGCGTATCGGTCACCGCCATGTACTCGTGGAAGGGGCCCAGCAGGCGCACCTTTTCGGAGGCGATGCCCACCTCCTCTTCGGTTTCCCGCAAGGCGGTGCGGCGCAGACGTTCGCCTCCCTCCCGGTAACCTCCGGGAAAACTCACCTGTCCCTTGTGGGTGGCGACCGT
This is a stretch of genomic DNA from Acidobacteriota bacterium. It encodes these proteins:
- a CDS encoding cytochrome bc complex cytochrome b subunit, whose product is MATRILHWLEDRLELSSIRRLAVHKEVPVHRFSWAYFLGGAVLFLLMIQLGTGILLLLYYRPSAEEAYESVQFIVAEVEFGWLIRSMHSWSANLLVGMAFLHLFTTFFMKAYRKPREITWMSGVLLLFLMLAFGFSGYLLPWNELAYFATQVGTDIVGAVPLIGHPLMVFLRGGEQVTGATLTRFFGFHVAVLPALTTLLLLLHLGLVQKHGMSVPPKMIGKPYQTLPFFPNVLLRDIMAWYILLAVLVTLCAFLPWELGSKADPFAPAPQGIRPEWYFIFMFETLKIIPSNVLGIEGETLGVVGFGAAALALIVVPFWDYLARRLGRPGLLTLLGVLAVIYMAVMTLVGYL
- a CDS encoding Rieske (2Fe-2S) protein, with the protein product MPKRRSLLKAFLSGSIAASLLSVFYPVFRFLIPPDKPEASALSVSAGSSQDLAPNTGRIFRFGSRPGLVVRRPDGSLKAYSAMCTHLDCTVQYRPDLQHIYCACHEGHYDLNGVPISGPPPRPLEEYSVQEVGGEIIVSKVS
- a CDS encoding multiheme c-type cytochrome, with amino-acid sequence MNRLTCWKLALLIVISAWAAGCGPSQPQPEPLAQISADKVHRASDCGRCHKSIHAAWQQSLHSAAVSDPLFQASFQEALSEFGEGARQICLRCHAPSALINGDWQLEQAATRDGVSCDFCHSLIGTDLSQPDHPFVLDTGPTKHGPVKDASSVGHPVAYSEFFETSEHCAGCHQYTNPNGVLLLATYSEWQSYAQAGGDKTCQECHMPKIAAQIVDPKVVRVEGGFVNLHAMPGGHSLDQLNKSIRLRITQLEPTRQGLRAVVQVRNTGAGHAVPTGIPTRKLILTLKAVTEDGREVREERTYERIMVDAQGEEILRDSQVFLEAVEETLDNRLAPMEERLETFQLNVPGDQNITVTATLSYYYSPLNEPETEHRFDFMSDSRRLTRRFGS
- the argB gene encoding acetylglutamate kinase is translated as MTSRSPKRMELLRESLPYIRRFKGKTFVIKLSGKVTDSRDNLVSLAEEIALFHQVGFRVVVVHGGGKQLSELAEKLGVPQTIVDGRRVTDAPTLEIAKMVFAGKIRTDVLSALRGLGVRTVGLSGLDGDIIRARRRQLQKRLDRTTGREELVDYGHVGDIVEIDGELLRLLLDQHYLPVVSSLGADDKGNVYNINADTIASEIAVHLGAEKLILLSDVDGLLARVEDPSSKISYLSVSEVEGLLEEGRVASGMIPKLTSIAASLRRGVASAHIINGGRRNALLQEVFTDQGTGTMIGRGEAAESGDGNSK
- a CDS encoding N-acetylornithine carbamoyltransferase — translated: MNKRAVLNASPRLVQAFRGKSFLSTAEVGRPELSELIDLAVQHKHGGIDPGTPLTGKAVGLVFFNPSLRTRTSMTIAVQQLGGVPVPLHVGRETWTLEFREGAVMDGEIAEHIKEAAPVLSSYLDAIGVRCFSTLQDYQRDKKEEVLGAFHKYSSVPIINLESSTQHPLQGLGDVMTINERFGTVDQRKVVLAWAYHPRPLPAAVANSFALTAAQYGMNLTIACPPEYQLDRELMSMVELRARENEGSVKVTDNLEDACSGAEVVYAKSWASLPYYGRLQEEAQLRSNYRHWIVDEDLMEKTASDGVFMHCLPVRRNVVATDGVLDGPRSIVIQQASNRLHLQKTLLSLMLS
- a CDS encoding acetylornithine transaminase, giving the protein MKPQADNDSIIRIEDASHLDVYKRYPLVIERGQDVWVYDNRGRRYLDLYGGHAVCAVGHCNPRVVEAVQRQAGRLIFYSNLVYNPARASAAAKLVEAAPRGLDKVFFINSGAEANENALKLARMTRRRPGILSFNGSFHGRTMGALSATGMEKMRAAFQPNLPHHHFVDFGDLEAVERVLSGGDVAGVILEPVQSLGGVDTAPPEFFRGLRRLCDQAGSLLIYDEVQTGFGRTGTLFYAGRHGVLPDIVTLAKGMAGGLPMGAVLCAPGVSAQLAHGDLGSTFGGNPLVCAAMQATLEAIQQEGLLDNVVRQHRYLAEGLQRVPGVKRLRGEGFLIGIEFETPAAAYQQKLLQERILTGLSGNPNVLRLLPPLTLQAREIDHFLRVLAS
- the argC gene encoding N-acetyl-gamma-glutamyl-phosphate reductase, with translation MEGRALGAAAKASRKLRVAIAGGSGYGGGELLRILLLHPQAEVCLVSSERRAGQPVEEAHPNLSGLTELAFRSLDESIDWHGLDLLFLALPHGRSAQVVPELPADLPLIDLAGDFRLRDPEEARAHYRHETDAALLDSFVYGLSEINAAAIASARRVANPGCFATAVGLALYPLVSAGLIEDRVVADAKTGSSGSGAQARETTHHPRRSNSFFAYKSFRHQHLPEIRQLLRQADPEWDGGPLLQTHSAPMVRGIFASLYCLLKEDVQADRAQAQVETAFDELYRGQPFIRIRSHSPDVNWVKNTNCADLSWVTEGRELIVFSAIDNLVKGAAGQAVQNMNLMFGLPQTAGLVFTGSHP
- a CDS encoding argininosuccinate synthase, with product MNQEQKINKIVLAYSGGLDTSVMLRWLKETYGCEVVAYAADVGQGEELDGLQAKALKTGASKLYVEDLREEFVRDFVFPAVQANAVYEGVYLMGTSLARPLIARRQIEIARAEGADAVAHGATGKGNDQVRFELTYHALEPSIKVVAPWRHWELDSRSSLIDYAEEHGIPISATRHKPYSIDRNLMHASFEGGLLEDPWLEPPEDIFLLTRSPQRAPDRPVYLEIAFEKGLPVAVDGQAFSPASLLQALNEIGGEHGVGRADLVENRYVGMKSRGVYETPGATILHIAHRALESITMDREVMHLRDSLGTKISELIYYGLWYSPEFQLIKNLIEQSQENVSGTVRVKLYKGNCIVAGRKSPGSLYSTALATFESDTVYDQSDAEGFIRLNALRLKLRALAASEQTAPRHLKG
- a CDS encoding arginine repressor — its product is MQNGTRHEKEERQQVIRKMLRKGGAGSQQELVDGLEELNISATQATVSRDLVELGAVKVNGRYRLPKLELPTVTGEMSLRIDRAGDHLAVVRTQPGQASMLAFAIDEKDLPEVVGTLAGDDTIFVACRDGHSQKEAIRKIVKMFSPQGK
- a CDS encoding CoA pyrophosphatase, giving the protein MFSIERIEERLTHLSPRRLALQDRPRAAVLMPVFQRAGQPHFLLTQRTETVATHKGQVSFPGGYREGGERLRRTALRETEEEVGIASEKVRLLGPFHEYMAVTDTLVRPYVGFLRDPWQAAPNPGEVARILEVPFHFFTENPPRSQRYRRQGRSRRVYFWDWQDDTQIWGLTAAIIKDFLDCLGSSV